From Staphylococcus sp. IVB6214:
TGTATCATCAATGAGTTGTTCTACCATGTGTAACGGCATATTAACCGTCACTGCCACACGATCAATCGACTCAGGAATAGACATTGTTAATGCTTTAACTGTTGCAAAATCAACGTAGCGCGCACTTGGTGGATACATGACAAAGCCAATCGCATCCACACCACACGCACATGCATCTTGTACATCTTGTAGACGAGTAAAACCACAGTACTTAACGTACATTTAGTTCGCTCTCTTCGTCACTTTCAAGCGAGCCAACGTCTCAGATACGTGATTTGCCTTCATCAACGTCTCACCGACGAGTACACCATCGACACCCACTTGCGCTACTTGTGACACATCTGCCACCGTGCGAATACCACTTTCTGAGATATAGTGGATGCCTGCTTGACGTGACTTTAAAATATTAACAGTATGTTGTACGTCTGTTTTAAAAGTCTTTAAATCTCGGTTGTTAATACCGATAAAAGTGGGTTGTATGCGCAAAGCACGAGAGAGTTCGTCTTCATCGTGGACTTCTACAAGAACTTCTAGCCCTTGTTGTTGTGCATAGGTGTGGAGTGATTCCAATTCAACATCTGACAGAATATTGACGATTAATAACACAATGGATGCGCCTGCATGAACCGCCACATCAATTTGCCGACGATCAATGATAAAGTCTTTGCATAACACAGGTAATGATGTTTTTTGTGTAAGTGTCGCTAAGCGTTCAAAGCTCCCACCAAAATATCGTTCATCTGTTAATATCGAAATCGCTGACGCTCCTGCTTCTGTATACGCTGCCACTTGTCCTTCCAAGTTACGAGTTGGAATATCTGATACAGATGGACTTTTCGATTTCACTTCAGCAATTACGGCAATTCGTTCATCTTGTTCAATCAATGATTCCAATGTCGGTTTATGATTGGCATCATTACGTGGTAACTGCCCAAGTAATGTCTCGTAATATCCCGACTGTAATAGCGTTCTTTTATATGCGACGATGTCATCTAATATTGTCATACTGCTACACTCCTACTCTTTTCATATTGTGTATATGCGCGCCCTTCATCGATAGTTTGACGTGCGAGTGCTACACCCGCTTCAATTGTTTCGGCACGTTTTGCGGCATACAATGCCAATCCAGCATTCAGCAACACAACATCTCGACGACACGACATGTCTTCTCCCTTTAAAATTCCTAGCGTAATCTCTTTGTTCTCTTCAGGTGTGCCACCAACTAAAGCTGCATCTTCAGCGGTACGTAACCCTACTTCACGTGCATTCAACGTGTATATTCGCATTCCTGTCTCTTGATTCACCTCTACAATCGTATTATCACCTGACAACGTTGCTTCATCCATCCCATTTGCCCCATGTACAACGAGTGCACGTTGACGCCCTAATTTATATAGTGCATGTGCAATATCGTTCATTTTCGTCTTATCATACACGCCCATCACTTGATAATCTAAAGCAAATGGATTAATAATCGGACCGAGCAAATTAAATACAGTTGGCACAGGCAGTTGTTGACGCACAGGTTGTAGATGACGCATAATCGGATAAGTGTTCGTTGCATTCAAAAAGGCAAGATTGGTAGATGCGACTTGTTTCGCCACATCCGCTACCTGTGTGATTGGAACGTCTAACGCTTGTAAAATATCGACACTGCCCGACTGTGACGTGACGCTTTTATTACCATGTTTAACAACCTTAGCCCCTGCTGCCGCGACTACAAAAGCGACTGTCGTCGAGATATTGAAGCTATTCGAGTCGTCGCCCCCTGTTCCACAAACACAAATACTATCTGTTAGATGCGGTTGTTCTGGATACATCGTTCGAATCATCGCACGACTGAGGTCATAAAGTTCGTCTGCTGTTGTTCCTTTCATTGTAAATGCTGTCAGTAATGCTAATTTTTCAGCGAGTTCTGTACTATCCGACAATAGTGTCTTCGTAAATTGCTCTATTTGACTGGTGCTTAAGTTTTGCTGATGTATTAATTGTTTAAGTAACGTCATCTTTTCGTTCCTCCTGTACTGCCCTATTCATAAAGTTTGAGACAACCTTTGCAACATCTGGACTCGCAAATGACTCTGGATGATATTGCACACCAAAGTGTGGATAGCTACGATGCTCAAACGATTGAATGCTATCACGTGTTCGTCCTGTCACTATTAACGCATCAGGCAATGTGTCTTCCTGGCAGATGAGTGAGTGATAGCGCATAATGTCAGAATATTCCGATATATCATTGTATAGTATCGATGGTGCTTCGTATTTAAGCTGATCAATCTTACCATGAACAATACGCTCACCGACTTCGACAACACCACCATAGTAATCATACAGTGCTTGTGCTCCTAGACAAATTCCTAAAATAGGACAGTCATGATAGTACTCAATAATACGTCGCAGCAAGTCATTTTCATTCGGATGACCTGGCCCTGGCGACAATACAACAGCCGATGGTTCATAATCATAAACATTGGGGTCATCAGGATACACGATGACTACTTCGTCGTGCTTTCTTAACAAGTCGACTAAGTTATATGTAAATGAATCATAGTTATCAATCATCAGTATCATAGTTCCACCTCCAATAGGCTTTTTGCTTTTAAGCGTGTCTCTTCAAGTTCTTTTTCCGGAATCGAATCATACACCACGCCACATCCCGCTTCAACACGGACATCTGTGTCATCGATGACCATCGTACGAATTGCTAATGCCAAGTCGAGATCATGATTACAGTTAATGTAGCCGACACCCCCACTGTATACACCACGTCGGACAGGTTGTTGTTCATAAATGCGTTGAATCGCTCGTAGCTTCGGCGCACCGGATACAGTGCCTGTCGGTAGTAGACTGGCGATGACATCAATCGGCGAATAATCTTGTGGCAAACGTCCTGTTACTTCACTGACGATGTGCATGACATGTTCATAACGTTCAATTGTCATCAATTGTGGTATTTTGAGCGAACCAGGTTCCGCAATTCTTAAAATATCGTTGCGTCCCAGATCGACAAGCATTCGATGTTCACTCAGTTCCTTTTCATCAGCAAGTAACGTATCTGCAAGTTGCTCATCTTCTCGTACATTTTGTCCACGACGTATTGTGCCTGCGATTGGATTCGTTAACACTTCCAGCCCTTTCACCTTCACAAAGCTTTCTGGAGAACTTCCCACCAATATGTCTTCTCCCATATTCACATAAAACAAGTACGGGCTCGGATTGTTACGCTTGAGTCTTTGAAACAATCGGAAAGTCAACGGATCACGCTGATCACCAAAATGATGTGCATAGTGATAAATGCGCGACGGTACCACTTGGAACATATCTCCTTGACAAATATAGCGCTTAAAGTCCATCACATATTGTTTAAATGTCTCATCATCCACAGAAGTTTTAATCTCTTTGTCAGGCAATATTTTGGGTAATGGTGGCTCAAATAATGCTATATTTTCAAACTCTGCTATCATTTTTTCAACACGCTGTTCTAGCACCTCTATGCCCACACCTGAAAATAAGTTCGTCGCAATCACATACACACTTTCTTTAAAATGATCAAAAACATACACCTGTTCCACCATATAAAGTTGCACGTCTGAACTCGAACCTTTTATCGGGTATTGTTGTAATACTGGATAAGCGTGACGTACAAAGTCAAAGCTAAACGTCCCCATAAAGCCCGATACAAACGGTAATTGTGCTAGTTCTACATCTGTAACGGATGCTTTCTGTTGTGCTACACGTTCTTTTAACGCTTGAAATGGTTGTTGTTCGATCACTTCTATTTGTTTTGGCGTCTTTATCGTCAATGTGCTATCAGTCAAAATCATCTCACCATATACATCAAATGCTAAAATTGAAAACCGTCCTTTCGTTTGTTTCGTCGTCGCACTCTCAAACAAAATTTTATGCTGCTTATGACGTGCTAACGTCTCTGGATTAACAGGCGCATCTATCACGCGATAACATATTTCCATCTCCATCATCCCTTCCCATTACAAAATAAAAACCGCATGTCACATCCTAAAAAGGACGTTTACACGCGGTACCACCTCTCTTGATAACCTTCATTCAGCTATCCACTCATACAGTTATTTCATTGGCTGCTTCCAGACAAACCCATTTCATCATTAGTTGGTGTGAACTCACATCACCCGTTCACTTTCTGACACTACCGAGACTAACGGCTACTTCCTTTATCCTCACAGAATACTTCTTTACAAATTAAAAACACCACAGAAAACGCATTGTTAAGGACGCGTTACCGTGGTGCCACCTTAATTAACATGATTCACATGTTCTCTTTGACATCATTCATTCTTTTGTCGTCAACGATTGCCCAATTCATCTTTGCTGTGTACTAACTTACATCACCCGTTAGTTTTCTATATGCTACACGCTGCAAATACTACTTATCAACCACTTAATTTTTTGATAATTCATACTATACAGATGTTTCATATACATGTCAACACTTTTTAGTAAAAATATTCATTCTATTAACCACCTATGGTCTATTGCACAACTGAATAGAGATGCTTATACTTGAGCTAACATATCAAAAAGGAGTCTTTTTATGGCATACATTAAAGGATTATTGCTCACTGTCATCATAGCATTAGTCGCAACTGTTATGGGGACGTCTTTTCCTATTATAGGTAGTGCCGTCTTCGCAATTGTACTAGGGATGATAATCAACAACATCGTCAACTTACCTGATTCATTTCGACCTGCTATCCAATACAGCAGTAAAAAAGTGTTACATTATAGTATTATCACACTCGGTTTTACATTGAGCTTTCATGCTATCGGCACAATTGGTTTAAAATCTTTACCGATACTAATGATTACTTTATTGTTCTGTCTCGTTGCAAGCATCCTATTGATGAAACTGTTGAAGATTGAATCCTCACTCGGTATTTTGATCGGCGTTGGCACATCTATCTGTGGTGGCTCTGCAATTGCTGCAACAAGCCCTGTCATCAAAGCCAAAGAAGAAGTCATTGCTTTGAGCTTATCAACCGTCTTTCTATTCAATTTGCTCGGTGTCATCATCTTTCCACCGCTCGGCCATCTCTTTCATATGAGTCAAGAAACATTCGGTTTTTTTGCAGGAACAGCCATTAACGATACATCTAGCGTTGTCGCTGCAAGTGCTGTATACGGCCCTAAAGCATTAGAAGTTGCAACAATTGTAAAACTGACACGGACATTATTTATCATTCCCATCACACTAGGCCTTGCACTTTGGATAGCTAAACAACAAACAACCACACAACATTCCAAACAACCATGGTATCGTGCGATTCCTAAGTTTATTCTATGGTTTTTAGTCGCTGCGTTGATGAGTTCTATCTTCCACTTCTCAGATTCTGTTATCGCTGTATTCCGTCAGCTTGCACACTTCTTAATCACTATCGCGCTGGCAGGTGTTGGCTTAACCGTCAAATTCCAACATTTCAAACAAGCTGGCTTTAAACCCATCTTGTTCGGCCTTCTCTTATGGAGCAGTCTGACAATTGTCAGCTTAATCATCTTAAACTATATGATTCCTTAAATGGTAAACGGGGCTGGGACATAATTCCCAGCTCTTTTACAAAAAAGGTCTAATTTGGTGTCGAAAAACACTAAATTAGACCTTTTTTATAGATATCATTTAAAAAAATAAAACACTTCCCGTATAATTGTTAATAACCACAAAAACAATGAAAGGAAGTGCCTTATATGTATAAAGAGTATAACATTTCTCAGCTTAGTCTGCCAATTGAAACTGAAATTTCTTTTCCCGAGAGTGATATTGCCCTCATTATTAATAAACTTGTAGAATCTATTCCCCAAGAAACTTTTAATCAATATTACAACCATAGAGGTCCTTCATCTTATCATCCTAAAATGATGTTAAAAATCGTTTTATACAGCTATACACAGTCTGTCTTTTCTGGTAGAAAAATGGAATTTCTACTTAAAGATAGTTGTCGTATGATGTGGTTAGCTCAAGGACAAGTCCCTTCATATCGTACAATCAATCGCTTTAGAGTTAATCCACACATGATAGATTTTATACAAGTTCTATTTGTGGGTCTTAGAGCGCAATTATTAGAAGACAAAGTGATTACAGAAGACGCCCTTTATATAGATGGAACGAAGATAGAGGCTAATGCCAATAAATATACTTTTCAATGGCTAGGTAGCACTAAGCATTTTAGTAAAGGGGTTATTGAAAAATCCAATGCGGTGTATAAACAGTTAATTTCAGAGAAGATCATACCTGAAATTAAGAGAGAATCTTCTGATGAACTAACGAAAGAAGAATTAAATCGTATTGAGATGCATTTAGATGATAAAAATGAAACGCTCACTTCTAAAATTGAAGCATCTCAAAGTGTAGAAATAAGAAAGACATTAAGAAAACAAAGAAGTAAAGTTAGAAAATATAAAAAAGCAATCAAAGATTTTAAAGATCGTAAAATAAAATATGATGAGCAGATGGAAATTTATGGTGACAGAAAAAGCTATTCTAAAACAGATCATGATGCGACCTTTATGAGAATGAAAAATGATCATATGAAGAATGGACAATTAAAGCCTGGCTATAATCTGCAGATTGCGACGAACAATCAGTTCATTTTGGCATTTGGTGTGTATAGTAATCCGGGTGATACGCGAACACTTCCTTCTTTTTTAAAATCAATCAAAGAATTATACGGTGACATTCCAGAGTACATTGTAGCTGATGCGGGATATGGTAGCGAACAAAACTATACGATGATTCTTGATGAATTCGAGAAAACACTACTCATCACATATAGTATGTATTTAAAAGAGAAGAAAAGAAAATATAAAAATAATCCATTCATAACAGCTAATTGGAAATATAATGAAATAGATGACTATTATGTATGTCCGAATAACAAAGAATTGCATTTCAAAAGTTATAGAAAAAGAAGAGACGGATATGGTTATCAGAGAGATTTCAAATTATATAAATGTGAAGATTGTGTTGGATGTCCTTTACGAAATGAATGTATGAATTACAGAACCAACCCAACTACAACAAAAAGCTTATATAAAAATCCAACTTGGGATTATTTTAAAGCATTCACAAATAAGCAGCTTTCAGATCCAAAAACGAAAGGCATCTACAAAAAACGAAAAATAGATGTCGAATCAGCATTTGGAAATCTGAAGGCTAATTTGGGTTTCCAAAGGTTATCAGTTCGCACTCAATCAAAGGTTGAATGCGAATTAGGAATCGCACTTATGGCAGTAAACATCAGAAAACTAGCCAGATAAGTGCTAGTTTTTTAGTAAATAATAAGAAAAAAGCCGTTAAAATCTTAAAAAAGAATTTTAACGGCTTTTTTTGAAGGGAAATTGAGCGCCTATGTCTCAGCCCCATTTGTATATTCAAATAATCTTATTCTACAAAAGAAAAGAACTCGTGCAATATACTCGAGCCCCTCTCCTAAACGAAAAGTCGTTTATTATTTTTCTTCATTTTCCTTACGGCGTCTACCAAGTAAGAATAATGAACCAAGTGCAGCGATTAAGCTACCGAACAATGGTGCATTTGTTGATTCGTTACCTGTTTCAGGTAATTCTTTCATTTCTTTGCCGTTATTGTTCATATCTTTAGACGATTTCATGTCAGCTTTCATTCCAGGCATTGCATCCATGTTATCCATGTCTTTCATGTTGTTATCCATGTCGCCCATGTCTTTACCATTTTGATCCATATCAGCCATACCGTTATCAGCCATACCACCAACAATAACTTCAGTTGGTTCTGATGTGTTACCAGCTTCGTCTGTTGCTGTAACGATAAGTTTGTCACCTGGCTTGATTTCTGTACCTTTTGGTACTTTCACTGTCCAGTTACCATCTTTATCTACTTTCGCTGTTCCTTCTTCTCCGTTAGGGAATTTAACAGTGATTGTTGATCCTGGTTCACCTTTACCTGTTACCTCTTTGTCGCCTGGGTTTACAGGGTTTACTTGTGGTTTTTCAGGTGCAACTGTATCTTTATCAGTTGGAACTTTTACTTTTGTAACGTCTGATGTGTTACCAGCTTCGTCTGTCGCTGTTACATCTAATTCGTCACCTGGTTTGATTTCTGTACCTTTTGGTACGTCTACTGTCCAGTTACCATTTTCATCTACTTTCGCTGTTCCTTCTTCTCCGTTAGGGAATTTAACAGTGATTGTTGATCCTGGTTCACCTTTACCTGTTACAGTTTTGTCTCCAGCTTTCACTGGGTCTACTGTTGGTGCTTCTGGTGCTACCATGTCTTTTTCAGTATCTGGTACTTTTACTTTTGTAACGTCTGATGTGTTACCAGCTTCATCTGTCGCTGTTACATCTAATTCGTCACCTGGTTTGATTTCTGTACCTTTTGGTACGTCTACTGTCCAGTTACCATCTTTATCTACTTTCGCTGTTCCTTCTTCTCCGTTAGGGAATTTAACAGTGATTGTTGATCCTGGTTCACCTTTACCTGTTACAGTTTTGTCTCCAGCTTTCACTGGGTCTACTGTTGGTGCTTCTGGTGCTACCATGTCTTTTTCAGTATCTGGTACTTTTACTTTTGTAACGTCTGATGTGTTACCAGCTTCATCTGTCGCTGTTACATCTAATTCGTCACCTGGTTTGATTTCTGTACCTTTTGGTACGTCTACTGTCCAGTTACCATTTTCATCTACTGTTGCTGTTCCTTCTTCTCCGTTAGGGAATTTAACAGTGATTGTTGATCCTGGTTCACCTTTACCTGTTACAGTTGTATCTCCAGCTTTCACTGGGTCTACTATTGGTGCTTCTGGTGCTACCATGTCTTTTTCAGTATCTGGTACTTTTACTTTTGTAACGTCTGATGTGTTACCAGCTTCATCTGTCGCTGTTACATCTAATTCGTCACCTGGTTTGATTTCTGTACCTTTTGGTACGTCTACTGTCCAGTTACCATTTTCATCTACTGTTGCTGTTCCTTCTTCTCCGTTAGGGAATTTAACAGTGATTGTTGATCCTGGTTCACCTTTACCTGTTACAGTTGTATCTCCAGCTTTCACTGGGTCTACTGTTGGTGCTTCTGGTGCTACTGTATCTTTTACGCTAACTGGTACATCTACTGTTTCTTTTGATCCATCTGGATATGTTACTTCTACTTTACCTGTGTAGTCTCCAGGTTTGTCTGTATCAATCGTACCTTCTGGTAACTTAGTTACATCTACGTTGTCTGTTAAGTCAACTTCTCCACCTTTTTCCACTTCTTCAGGTGTTACTGTTGGATCATTTTTATCAGCGTCAGTTAACTCATCTTTAACTGTTACTGGTACATCTACTGTTTCTTTTGATCCATCTGGATATGTTACTTCTACTTTACCTGTGTAATCTCCAGTTTCGTCTGTATTAACATCACCTTCTGGTGTAACATCTTCAACTTTTGTACCTTCTGGTAACTCAGTTAAATCTACGTTGTCTGTTAAATCAACTTTTCCACCTTTTTCTACTACTTCAGGTGTTACTGTTGGATCATTTTTATCAGCGTCAGTTAACTCATCTTTAACCGTTACTGGTACATCTACTGTTTCTTTTGATCCATCTAGATATGTTACTTCTACTTTACCTGTGTAATCTCCAGTTTTGTCTGTATCAATCGTACCTTCTGGTGTTACGTCTTTAACTGTTGTACCTTCTGGCAACTTAGTTACATCTACGTTGTCTGTTAAATCAACTTTTCCACCTTTTTCTACTACTTCAGGTGTTACTGCTGGATCATTTTCATCTGCTTGTGATGGTTTAACTGTTACTGGTACATCTACTGTTTCTTTTGATCCATCTGGATATGTTACTTCCACTTTACCTGTGTAGTCTCCAGGTTGGTCTGTATTAATCGTACCTTCTGGTGTTACGTCTTTAACTGTTGTACCTTCTGGCAACTTAGTTACATCTACGTTGTCTTTTAAGTCAACTTCTCCACCTTTGACTACTTCTTCAGGCGTTACTGTTGGGTCATTTTTATCAGCATCTGTTAATTTTTCTTTAACTGTTACTGGTACATCTACTGTTTCTTTTGATCCATCTGGATATGTTACTTCTACTTTACCTGTGTAGTCTCCAGGTTGATCTGTATTAATCGTACCTTCTGGTGTAACATCTTCAACTTTTGTACCTTCTGGTAACTTAGTTAAATCTACGTTGTCTTTTAAGTCAACTTCTCCACCTTTTTCCACTACTTCAGGTGTTACTGCTGGATCATTTTCGTCTGCTTGTGATGGTTTAACCGTTACTGGTACATCTACTGTTTCTTTTGATCCATCTGGATATGTTACTTCTACTTTACCTGTGTAGTCTCCAGGTTTGTCTGTATTAATCGTACCTTCTGGTGTTACGTCTTTAACTGTTGTACCTTCTGGTAACTTAGTTAAATCTACGTTGTCTTTTAAGTCAACTTCTCCACCTTTTGCTACTTCTTCAGGTGTTACTGTTGGATCGTTTTCATCTGCTTGTGATGGTTTAACCGTTACTGGTACATCTACTGTTTCTTTTGATCCATCTGGATATGTTACTTCTACTTTACCTGTGTAGTCTCCAGGTTGGTCTGTATTAATCGTACCTTCTGGTGTTACGTCTTTAACTGTTGTACCTTCTGGTAACTTAGTTAAATCTACGTTGTCTTTTAAGTCAACTTCTCCACCTTTTGCTACTTCTTCAGATGTTACTGCTGGATCATATTTGTCAGCTTGTGATGTAACAGTGAATTTCGCTTTAACTGTTTCAGTTGTACCGTCTTCATAAGTTACAACAACTGGTACTGTAATTGTTTTACCAATTTGATCTGCTGATGGTTTGAATGTAATTTCACCTGTTTTTGGATCTACTGTTACGCCTTCAGGAACATCAGTTGCTTCAGGATCAAGAATGAATGGTGCTTCTGATGATAATGGAACATCACTTGTTGCAACTTCTTCACCATTTTTGTTAGTGAATTTTGGCGTTACTTTTGCTTCTTCTCCTGCTGTAGCGTCTGTATCTTCATAAGCTGGTTCGTTGATAATATCGTCATCAACAACTGCTGTAAATGAGTCTACTGCTAACGCATCATATAAGTTAGTTGTAGATTCGTTTGGTTGGAAGATTGCTGATGTGTATGTTGCGTTCTTATCTAAGTCTGCTGGTACTGTAATAGGTACTGAACCGATTGTACCGTCA
This genomic window contains:
- the trpC gene encoding indole-3-glycerol phosphate synthase TrpC — translated: MTILDDIVAYKRTLLQSGYYETLLGQLPRNDANHKPTLESLIEQDERIAVIAEVKSKSPSVSDIPTRNLEGQVAAYTEAGASAISILTDERYFGGSFERLATLTQKTSLPVLCKDFIIDRRQIDVAVHAGASIVLLIVNILSDVELESLHTYAQQQGLEVLVEVHDEDELSRALRIQPTFIGINNRDLKTFKTDVQHTVNILKSRQAGIHYISESGIRTVADVSQVAQVGVDGVLVGETLMKANHVSETLARLKVTKRAN
- the trpD gene encoding anthranilate phosphoribosyltransferase, which encodes MTLLKQLIHQQNLSTSQIEQFTKTLLSDSTELAEKLALLTAFTMKGTTADELYDLSRAMIRTMYPEQPHLTDSICVCGTGGDDSNSFNISTTVAFVVAAAGAKVVKHGNKSVTSQSGSVDILQALDVPITQVADVAKQVASTNLAFLNATNTYPIMRHLQPVRQQLPVPTVFNLLGPIINPFALDYQVMGVYDKTKMNDIAHALYKLGRQRALVVHGANGMDEATLSGDNTIVEVNQETGMRIYTLNAREVGLRTAEDAALVGGTPEENKEITLGILKGEDMSCRRDVVLLNAGLALYAAKRAETIEAGVALARQTIDEGRAYTQYEKSRSVAV
- a CDS encoding aminodeoxychorismate/anthranilate synthase component II — translated: MILMIDNYDSFTYNLVDLLRKHDEVVIVYPDDPNVYDYEPSAVVLSPGPGHPNENDLLRRIIEYYHDCPILGICLGAQALYDYYGGVVEVGERIVHGKIDQLKYEAPSILYNDISEYSDIMRYHSLICQEDTLPDALIVTGRTRDSIQSFEHRSYPHFGVQYHPESFASPDVAKVVSNFMNRAVQEERKDDVT
- a CDS encoding anthranilate synthase component I; the encoded protein is MEICYRVIDAPVNPETLARHKQHKILFESATTKQTKGRFSILAFDVYGEMILTDSTLTIKTPKQIEVIEQQPFQALKERVAQQKASVTDVELAQLPFVSGFMGTFSFDFVRHAYPVLQQYPIKGSSSDVQLYMVEQVYVFDHFKESVYVIATNLFSGVGIEVLEQRVEKMIAEFENIALFEPPLPKILPDKEIKTSVDDETFKQYVMDFKRYICQGDMFQVVPSRIYHYAHHFGDQRDPLTFRLFQRLKRNNPSPYLFYVNMGEDILVGSSPESFVKVKGLEVLTNPIAGTIRRGQNVREDEQLADTLLADEKELSEHRMLVDLGRNDILRIAEPGSLKIPQLMTIERYEHVMHIVSEVTGRLPQDYSPIDVIASLLPTGTVSGAPKLRAIQRIYEQQPVRRGVYSGGVGYINCNHDLDLALAIRTMVIDDTDVRVEAGCGVVYDSIPEKELEETRLKAKSLLEVEL
- a CDS encoding putative sulfate exporter family transporter translates to MAYIKGLLLTVIIALVATVMGTSFPIIGSAVFAIVLGMIINNIVNLPDSFRPAIQYSSKKVLHYSIITLGFTLSFHAIGTIGLKSLPILMITLLFCLVASILLMKLLKIESSLGILIGVGTSICGGSAIAATSPVIKAKEEVIALSLSTVFLFNLLGVIIFPPLGHLFHMSQETFGFFAGTAINDTSSVVAASAVYGPKALEVATIVKLTRTLFIIPITLGLALWIAKQQTTTQHSKQPWYRAIPKFILWFLVAALMSSIFHFSDSVIAVFRQLAHFLITIALAGVGLTVKFQHFKQAGFKPILFGLLLWSSLTIVSLIILNYMIP
- a CDS encoding IS1182 family transposase; the protein is MYKEYNISQLSLPIETEISFPESDIALIINKLVESIPQETFNQYYNHRGPSSYHPKMMLKIVLYSYTQSVFSGRKMEFLLKDSCRMMWLAQGQVPSYRTINRFRVNPHMIDFIQVLFVGLRAQLLEDKVITEDALYIDGTKIEANANKYTFQWLGSTKHFSKGVIEKSNAVYKQLISEKIIPEIKRESSDELTKEELNRIEMHLDDKNETLTSKIEASQSVEIRKTLRKQRSKVRKYKKAIKDFKDRKIKYDEQMEIYGDRKSYSKTDHDATFMRMKNDHMKNGQLKPGYNLQIATNNQFILAFGVYSNPGDTRTLPSFLKSIKELYGDIPEYIVADAGYGSEQNYTMILDEFEKTLLITYSMYLKEKKRKYKNNPFITANWKYNEIDDYYVCPNNKELHFKSYRKRRDGYGYQRDFKLYKCEDCVGCPLRNECMNYRTNPTTTKSLYKNPTWDYFKAFTNKQLSDPKTKGIYKKRKIDVESAFGNLKANLGFQRLSVRTQSKVECELGIALMAVNIRKLAR
- a CDS encoding Rib/alpha-like domain-containing protein; the protein is MANKKTKGSTRFDFLPNKQNKYSIRKFTVGTASILVGATLVFGAYNDAQAEELDGTTTEAASTTDEEASLDEATATEAETPAVEEATTEETAPAEETTTEEAATEAETPVEEATAEEEATTEETAPVEEATSEEATTEDAASTTPVKPANVVKAADTVETPAAATEAVAPAEKAPATTATETAPATTPETTSNTPAEVPATDIKTVQDETTASDYLAAEKNISTEEANKIASNLNASLTEVTPEALQQAIVDYLANEQNKYNVDGTLAAVREESALTNEDVVTEEPVAATMFRSATATRAAGDTVATAPRAHESQLQKDAQSGAIYAPGTEGQKQSYSGKAWVYRDGNISNFNDKEPLANAKVYLQWVNGKGFVSPVYYTTTNPDGSYVFDLSQKLTDPAGQEHQFQLAGDSKFAVRTWVENPDPSKYNVIKHGDQKYGFHTRTSRTNESWDFTAGINRIVNGQVLIQEIPHQNDWLMKSEDQWTTAPTSDGVWPNEGIYGKVSGNVWYETGDPSGSDARAWKKDSYDVNATGVKVVASYVNDDIARQFDAWKAEHKGYTVEDFKAAQQEIVNAYQAENGQGSHIAETVVGTVESDGSYYIPFKGLYGISADRQGGKTTDEQYGKVLADEDVSHSALNQWIGGPLAKVHSHINSDYMYVTALIDDYAIWSNNYQNNMFTTADAGRDIHDAQMLAGSNGSKQNFAALAPQPMHDVIDYDSDKNFAIPGDTVESTSGGLLPSREYQIQWFKDGEPIGNPVTKTSNVDGTIGSVPITVPADLDKNATYTSAIFQPNESTTNLYDALAVDSFTAVVDDDIINEPAYEDTDATAGEEAKVTPKFTNKNGEEVATSDVPLSSEAPFILDPEATDVPEGVTVDPKTGEITFKPSADQIGKTITVPVVVTYEDGTTETVKAKFTVTSQADKYDPAVTSEEVAKGGEVDLKDNVDLTKLPEGTTVKDVTPEGTINTDQPGDYTGKVEVTYPDGSKETVDVPVTVKPSQADENDPTVTPEEVAKGGEVDLKDNVDLTKLPEGTTVKDVTPEGTINTDKPGDYTGKVEVTYPDGSKETVDVPVTVKPSQADENDPAVTPEVVEKGGEVDLKDNVDLTKLPEGTKVEDVTPEGTINTDQPGDYTGKVEVTYPDGSKETVDVPVTVKEKLTDADKNDPTVTPEEVVKGGEVDLKDNVDVTKLPEGTTVKDVTPEGTINTDQPGDYTGKVEVTYPDGSKETVDVPVTVKPSQADENDPAVTPEVVEKGGKVDLTDNVDVTKLPEGTTVKDVTPEGTIDTDKTGDYTGKVEVTYLDGSKETVDVPVTVKDELTDADKNDPTVTPEVVEKGGKVDLTDNVDLTELPEGTKVEDVTPEGDVNTDETGDYTGKVEVTYPDGSKETVDVPVTVKDELTDADKNDPTVTPEEVEKGGEVDLTDNVDVTKLPEGTIDTDKPGDYTGKVEVTYPDGSKETVDVPVSVKDTVAPEAPTVDPVKAGDTTVTGKGEPGSTITVKFPNGEEGTATVDENGNWTVDVPKGTEIKPGDELDVTATDEAGNTSDVTKVKVPDTEKDMVAPEAPIVDPVKAGDTTVTGKGEPGSTITVKFPNGEEGTATVDENGNWTVDVPKGTEIKPGDELDVTATDEAGNTSDVTKVKVPDTEKDMVAPEAPTVDPVKAGDKTVTGKGEPGSTITVKFPNGEEGTAKVDKDGNWTVDVPKGTEIKPGDELDVTATDEAGNTSDVTKVKVPDTEKDMVAPEAPTVDPVKAGDKTVTGKGEPGSTITVKFPNGEEGTAKVDENGNWTVDVPKGTEIKPGDELDVTATDEAGNTSDVTKVKVPTDKDTVAPEKPQVNPVNPGDKEVTGKGEPGSTITVKFPNGEEGTAKVDKDGNWTVKVPKGTEIKPGDKLIVTATDEAGNTSEPTEVIVGGMADNGMADMDQNGKDMGDMDNNMKDMDNMDAMPGMKADMKSSKDMNNNGKEMKELPETGNESTNAPLFGSLIAALGSLFLLGRRRKENEEK